In Pseudoxanthomonas indica, the following are encoded in one genomic region:
- a CDS encoding phage tail protein, whose translation MLLKMGAFETDMARAARAAEKNAKQIQRSMQNAAIGVAKELATVAGLSYSIAQAWQGFQGAIDAADKVDELNARLGISTEKLSEYRYAARLTGSDIDSLAGSLGKFSKNLAEAQDPNSKQAKLFKTLGIQVQDATGRLRQAQDVLPEVMDRFKALTNDTLESATAMELFGKSGAELLEFLNLGSGGLQKMGDRARELGGIIDGDTAAAAAKFRDRTDDMTLAMEGLYLQVAAHLLPQMTQLTETFTDYVTDGERVAEVSNDVANLFQIMGAALDFVVPFFKAIDDVIQGTAMSMVGLAEAAKGVINLDWDQVKRGWEVADQGGYLAYYGEEIAAQKLPGAFGSTSTPKPDGRPVNQPRRSGSSRRGGAPMNMTAGPEQSDYERALQKYYADEEARNEKARKAASDRAKEAAKEAKQRAEALERNSNLARQAAADLEGPYASAVEKARQQDEAWRKELDAGNMTQANYAALVKQQTAQLAERRVEMEKQQAAPQALLDTMTGEIQLLGMVGPARERYQRQLQNENDMRRAIADAIEAGNTALRDSPDMQAKLIAEARAYADWSMQVEEAAAMAEQWAGIVVGGVGDASSAFADFVANGADDFGDFWDDLKNIAKRGIADLIRQLLQQKIVIPIQTQIQNGMNGQAGGGIWNTLAGLFNGNGFSGAGQGAGNWASMLGSGNGGAFSSLAGLFGGGSTTASAGSLWAAQASSGAGSLANFGNNVSSLWGAGASGGASAGAGAGASSMASAVPIIGWIIAGMMKNAELFDQGWDIANGESWAGKAATLGAVSHADKVFRSLGFSDKISSILSGSSIHAKLFGRKKPQIMGQGITGNYGFEGFSGSSYADVYQKGGLFRSSKRWTQYGSLDSDVDKYIDQAIQSVRTGTEQLATQLGVDISKQLSGVRVNLGKVQLDADPAKAQQQIEALIAKMVGDLSTQSIRILGFGDLLNKGFESGDVMSALAASISLVTGSAEGLGRALQNWELSNITKGVEFFMDLAQKNGTTLEEEVSRVSGVLSNYGALMTDVQGQLMTAGLSDYQRAALGIETTYRQQVQAANDYAKALGLSGARAEDLAKIEELRAVNMAALQRQIEQERESILGGLALSDLSPLSDQEKLAEGMAQLREAVAAGDLSSASALSQSVLGLGRNLFASGKDYNALYDQVIGMIGSIGLPDLEMDDGTTMGDLAGILTDLPQNIARALFAVASGAQAPLPSGGTAGTPTGGNGQVNGGMGSNGNAQSDTGLLTQIRDLLSDIAGASGKVNVDRAMERLEAMNR comes from the coding sequence ATGCTGCTCAAGATGGGCGCGTTCGAGACCGACATGGCGCGAGCCGCTCGCGCTGCGGAAAAGAACGCGAAGCAGATCCAGCGGTCGATGCAGAACGCCGCGATCGGCGTCGCCAAAGAACTTGCAACCGTCGCGGGCCTTTCCTACAGCATCGCCCAAGCCTGGCAGGGGTTCCAAGGCGCGATCGACGCGGCCGACAAAGTAGATGAACTGAACGCGCGCCTGGGAATTAGCACCGAGAAGCTCTCGGAGTACCGCTATGCCGCGCGGCTGACCGGATCGGATATTGACTCTCTGGCTGGCTCGCTCGGCAAGTTCTCGAAGAACCTGGCTGAAGCACAGGACCCGAACAGCAAGCAGGCCAAGCTGTTCAAGACGCTCGGAATCCAGGTGCAGGATGCGACCGGGCGTCTGCGCCAAGCTCAGGACGTGCTGCCGGAGGTGATGGATCGCTTCAAGGCGCTCACCAATGACACGCTCGAATCCGCGACGGCGATGGAGCTGTTCGGCAAGAGCGGAGCCGAGCTGCTGGAGTTCCTCAACCTGGGCTCAGGCGGCCTGCAGAAGATGGGCGACCGCGCCCGCGAGCTGGGCGGAATCATTGACGGGGACACCGCCGCGGCCGCTGCCAAGTTCCGGGACCGCACGGACGACATGACCCTGGCGATGGAGGGGCTCTATCTCCAGGTGGCGGCCCACCTGCTTCCCCAGATGACCCAGCTTACCGAGACGTTCACCGACTACGTGACCGACGGCGAGCGCGTGGCGGAGGTGTCGAACGACGTCGCGAACCTCTTCCAGATCATGGGGGCAGCGCTGGACTTCGTAGTCCCGTTCTTCAAGGCGATCGACGACGTCATCCAAGGCACGGCCATGAGCATGGTCGGCCTGGCGGAAGCAGCGAAGGGCGTGATCAATCTGGACTGGGACCAGGTGAAGCGCGGCTGGGAGGTCGCTGATCAGGGCGGATACCTGGCCTACTACGGCGAAGAGATTGCCGCCCAGAAGTTGCCAGGTGCATTCGGCAGCACCAGCACTCCCAAGCCTGATGGCCGCCCCGTCAACCAGCCACGTCGGTCGGGCAGTTCCCGCCGCGGTGGCGCGCCCATGAACATGACCGCCGGGCCTGAGCAGAGCGACTACGAGCGCGCGCTGCAGAAGTACTACGCGGATGAAGAGGCACGCAACGAGAAGGCGCGCAAAGCTGCCTCCGACCGGGCGAAGGAGGCCGCAAAGGAGGCCAAGCAACGGGCCGAAGCTCTGGAGCGGAATTCCAACCTGGCGCGGCAGGCGGCCGCCGACCTCGAGGGGCCGTACGCCAGCGCGGTCGAGAAAGCGCGCCAGCAGGACGAGGCGTGGCGCAAAGAGCTCGACGCTGGGAACATGACTCAGGCCAACTACGCCGCTCTGGTGAAGCAGCAGACCGCACAGCTGGCCGAGCGTCGCGTCGAGATGGAGAAGCAGCAGGCGGCCCCGCAGGCTCTTCTGGACACGATGACGGGCGAGATCCAACTGCTCGGCATGGTTGGCCCTGCGCGCGAGCGTTACCAGCGCCAACTGCAGAACGAAAACGACATGCGCCGCGCGATTGCCGATGCCATCGAGGCCGGTAACACCGCCTTGCGCGACTCGCCTGACATGCAGGCAAAGCTGATCGCAGAGGCGCGCGCCTACGCCGATTGGTCGATGCAGGTCGAAGAAGCCGCAGCAATGGCTGAGCAGTGGGCCGGCATTGTGGTTGGCGGAGTCGGTGATGCCTCCAGCGCGTTCGCCGACTTTGTCGCTAACGGCGCCGACGATTTTGGCGACTTCTGGGATGACCTGAAGAACATCGCCAAGCGCGGAATCGCCGACTTGATCCGTCAGCTGCTCCAGCAGAAGATCGTTATTCCGATCCAGACCCAGATCCAGAACGGAATGAACGGCCAGGCCGGCGGCGGGATCTGGAACACGCTTGCTGGCCTGTTCAATGGGAACGGCTTCAGCGGAGCAGGCCAAGGGGCCGGCAATTGGGCGAGCATGCTCGGCAGCGGCAACGGCGGAGCCTTCTCCTCGCTCGCCGGCCTGTTCGGCGGTGGTTCCACCACCGCAAGCGCGGGGAGCCTCTGGGCGGCCCAGGCATCAAGCGGCGCTGGTAGCTTGGCCAACTTCGGCAACAACGTGTCCAGCCTGTGGGGTGCCGGCGCAAGCGGTGGTGCGAGCGCAGGCGCCGGCGCGGGAGCCAGCAGCATGGCATCCGCCGTGCCGATCATCGGCTGGATCATCGCCGGCATGATGAAGAATGCCGAGTTGTTCGACCAGGGCTGGGATATCGCCAACGGGGAAAGCTGGGCAGGCAAGGCGGCGACGTTGGGTGCGGTCTCGCATGCGGACAAGGTGTTTCGCTCGCTGGGCTTCAGCGACAAGATCTCGTCGATCCTCTCCGGCTCCTCCATCCACGCCAAGCTGTTCGGTCGCAAGAAGCCACAGATCATGGGCCAAGGCATCACCGGCAACTACGGCTTTGAAGGCTTCAGCGGCTCAAGCTACGCCGACGTTTACCAGAAGGGCGGACTGTTCCGCAGCTCGAAGCGGTGGACGCAGTACGGTTCTCTGGATAGTGACGTCGACAAGTACATCGATCAGGCCATTCAGTCGGTTCGCACAGGAACCGAGCAACTGGCTACGCAACTTGGCGTCGATATCAGCAAGCAGCTGTCCGGCGTGCGCGTCAATCTAGGGAAGGTGCAGCTTGACGCAGATCCAGCAAAGGCACAGCAGCAGATCGAGGCGCTGATCGCCAAAATGGTTGGGGACCTTTCCACTCAGAGCATTCGCATCCTCGGCTTCGGCGATCTGCTGAACAAAGGATTTGAGTCCGGCGATGTCATGAGTGCGCTGGCCGCAAGCATTTCGCTGGTCACGGGATCTGCGGAGGGGCTGGGACGCGCGCTGCAAAATTGGGAGCTAAGCAACATCACCAAGGGCGTCGAGTTCTTCATGGACCTCGCCCAGAAGAACGGAACGACCCTCGAGGAAGAGGTCAGCCGGGTCTCAGGGGTGCTGAGCAACTACGGCGCCCTGATGACCGACGTGCAGGGCCAGCTGATGACGGCAGGCCTCAGTGACTACCAGCGTGCTGCCCTCGGTATCGAGACCACGTATCGCCAACAAGTGCAGGCCGCCAACGACTATGCGAAGGCTCTAGGCCTGAGCGGCGCCCGCGCGGAAGACCTCGCGAAGATCGAAGAGTTGCGCGCAGTGAACATGGCAGCCCTGCAGCGCCAGATCGAGCAGGAACGCGAAAGCATCCTGGGCGGCCTGGCCCTGTCAGACCTTTCGCCCCTGTCTGACCAGGAGAAGCTTGCAGAGGGCATGGCCCAGCTGCGCGAAGCCGTTGCCGCCGGAGATTTGTCGTCCGCATCTGCCCTGTCTCAATCCGTGCTCGGGCTTGGCCGCAACCTGTTCGCTTCAGGCAAGGATTACAACGCCCTCTACGACCAGGTAATCGGCATGATCGGCAGCATCGGTCTTCCCGACCTTGAAATGGATGACGGGACGACGATGGGCGATCTGGCTGGAATCCTGACGGACCTCCCCCAGAACATCGCCCGCGCATTGTTCGCCGTCGCAAGCGGCGCGCAGGCCCCGCTTCCCTCGGGCGGCACCGCGGGCACGCCTACCGGCGGCAATGGCCAAGTGAACGGCGGCATGGGGAGCAATGGCAATGCGCAGTCGGACACTGGTTTGCTGACGCAGATTCGGGATCTGCTTTCCGACATCGCGGGCGCCAGTGGGAAGGTGAACGTTGACCGTGCTATGGAGCGGCTCGAGGCGATGAACCGATGA